In the Candidatus Electrothrix rattekaaiensis genome, one interval contains:
- the nuoL gene encoding NADH-quinone oxidoreductase subunit L, with translation MADCIFSHSYLILFCPLLSFVLIGLGHLNSENKFVSKLAITLSGISLGYALLTALTYLISVMGNGQPYPEKMALDGAWLNFAPGLTANMGIYLDPISVMMLVVVTVISLLVNIYSVGYMKGDPSFNRFFALLALFSFSMLGLVVSSNILQMFVFWELVGVSSYSLIGFWYEKPSAVAASKKAFIMTRFADAFFLLGILLVSFQSGSFSFQTLNSPETAALLNKNFLFAGMSINMLTLGTLLIFCGGWGKSAMFPLHVWLPDAMEGPTPVSSIIHSATMVVAGVYLTARMFPLFAASESTLFVIQCIGAFTALFAAVIAITQMDIKRILAFSTLSQLGYMIFSLGAAKICAEGGHHGPDVNPLGYSAAMYHVFTHAFFKCMLFLGAGAIIHAVHSNDIMKMGGLKSLMPKTYWSLFAACLAIAGVFPLSGFWSKDAILLASFQSGHYITFLVGLVTGALTAFYMFRFFFLIFHGEARSELHDVHEDPWMTWPIMVLTVPTIFAGLLEHFFVTNVVPPHLEEASHFAHPGWLPWLATLAAFLGIGGAWLLYGKGKTEAAERLKNIFGPVYTLVSNKFYMDEVWLFITHKIVFDRIAAPIKWFDRKVVDGSMDFTGWLLQVGGKGIRLAQSGQLQFYLGATVIGFIMLLFLG, from the coding sequence ATGGCTGATTGTATATTTTCCCACAGTTATCTGATTCTATTCTGTCCCCTGCTCAGCTTTGTGTTGATCGGACTGGGGCACCTCAATTCAGAGAATAAGTTTGTCAGTAAGCTTGCCATCACCCTGTCCGGTATTTCGCTTGGCTATGCCCTGCTCACGGCCTTGACCTATCTCATTTCGGTCATGGGCAACGGGCAACCGTACCCGGAGAAAATGGCCCTTGACGGTGCGTGGCTCAACTTTGCACCGGGTCTGACCGCAAACATGGGTATCTACCTAGACCCGATCTCGGTAATGATGCTGGTGGTGGTCACTGTGATTTCCCTACTGGTTAATATATATTCAGTAGGGTATATGAAGGGTGACCCAAGTTTTAACCGCTTTTTTGCCCTGCTGGCCCTCTTTTCCTTTTCCATGCTCGGCTTGGTTGTTTCTAGCAATATCCTCCAGATGTTCGTGTTCTGGGAGCTAGTCGGTGTGTCATCATACTCGCTGATCGGTTTCTGGTACGAAAAACCATCAGCTGTGGCAGCATCAAAAAAAGCCTTTATCATGACTCGCTTTGCTGATGCCTTTTTTCTGCTGGGTATTCTGCTGGTCAGCTTCCAGAGCGGGAGCTTCAGCTTTCAAACGCTCAACAGCCCCGAAACAGCAGCCCTGCTCAATAAAAACTTTCTTTTTGCAGGCATGTCCATCAATATGCTGACCTTGGGCACCCTGCTGATATTCTGCGGCGGCTGGGGGAAATCAGCCATGTTTCCGCTCCATGTCTGGTTACCTGATGCTATGGAAGGACCGACCCCGGTTTCCTCCATCATCCACTCGGCAACCATGGTTGTAGCTGGTGTCTACCTGACTGCCCGGATGTTTCCCCTGTTTGCCGCTTCTGAAAGCACCTTATTCGTGATTCAATGTATCGGTGCCTTCACAGCCTTGTTTGCAGCAGTCATTGCCATTACCCAGATGGATATCAAACGTATCCTGGCCTTTTCCACCCTGTCTCAGCTGGGGTATATGATTTTTTCGCTCGGTGCAGCCAAGATCTGTGCAGAGGGCGGTCATCACGGCCCTGATGTTAATCCGCTGGGTTACTCAGCAGCCATGTATCATGTTTTTACCCATGCCTTTTTTAAATGCATGCTCTTCCTCGGTGCCGGTGCCATTATTCATGCTGTCCACAGTAACGATATCATGAAAATGGGTGGCCTCAAATCGTTGATGCCGAAAACCTACTGGTCATTATTTGCAGCCTGTTTGGCCATTGCCGGGGTGTTTCCCCTCAGTGGTTTTTGGTCCAAAGATGCCATTCTGTTGGCATCCTTCCAATCCGGCCATTATATCACCTTTCTCGTCGGGTTGGTGACCGGTGCTCTGACAGCCTTTTACATGTTCCGCTTCTTCTTCCTGATTTTTCATGGCGAAGCTCGCTCTGAGCTGCATGATGTTCATGAAGATCCCTGGATGACTTGGCCGATTATGGTCCTGACAGTACCGACCATTTTTGCTGGTTTGCTGGAACATTTCTTTGTCACCAATGTTGTTCCGCCTCATCTCGAAGAGGCAAGTCATTTTGCGCACCCTGGCTGGTTGCCTTGGCTCGCCACTCTAGCTGCTTTCCTCGGCATAGGCGGGGCATGGCTGCTCTACGGCAAAGGCAAGACAGAGGCTGCCGAACGCCTGAAAAATATATTCGGGCCTGTATATACGCTTGTCTCTAACAAATTTTACATGGATGAGGTATGGCTTTTTATCACCCATAAAATTGTCTTTGATCGTATTGCTGCTCCAATCAAGTGGTTTGATCGCAAGGTTGTTGACGGGAGCATGGATTTCACTGGATGGCTTCTGCAAGTCGGCGGTAAAGGGATACGACTTGCTCAGTCTGGACAATTGCAGTTTTATCTTGGTGCTACTGTGATCGGATTTATTATGTTGCTGTTTCTGGGGTAG
- a CDS encoding NADH-quinone oxidoreductase subunit D, with protein sequence MTTQSAKKYRLDGDTLPEGFRLPQSDTEDADEFFVNIGPQHPSTHGVLRIVARLSGETIVEAVPHLGYIHRGIEKMAENQTYIQNIHLTDRLDYLSAFFNNLCFCMAVEQAMDIGVPERGEYLRVMVCELQRIQSHLLWWGVMGMDLGGFTPFLYGFREREMITDIFEEMCGARLTMNFFRPGGSSFDAPDTFVPRIKKFIKIMYKALDEYHTLLTGNIIFQERTRGVGVLSREDVLSYGCSGAVLRASDVSYDIRKNDAYSIYDQFDFDIPSCTEGDSLARYQIKMEEIVQSLRILEQAVEKFPEGPYRSQPKAVYKLPQGSYYSQVETPRGLFGTYIVSDGGPKPYRVKYRSPNFSNLSALNHAAKGLKLADLVTIMSSMDFVIPDMDK encoded by the coding sequence ATGACCACACAATCCGCTAAAAAATACCGTCTTGACGGAGATACCCTGCCTGAGGGATTCAGGCTCCCGCAATCGGATACTGAGGACGCAGATGAGTTTTTCGTCAACATCGGCCCCCAACATCCCAGCACCCATGGGGTGCTCAGGATTGTTGCCCGTTTGAGCGGCGAAACCATCGTAGAAGCGGTCCCCCATCTCGGCTATATCCACCGTGGTATCGAAAAGATGGCCGAGAACCAGACCTATATTCAGAATATCCATCTCACGGATCGACTGGACTACCTTTCCGCCTTTTTCAACAATCTCTGTTTTTGCATGGCTGTTGAACAGGCTATGGATATCGGGGTGCCCGAGCGCGGTGAATACCTCCGGGTCATGGTCTGCGAGCTTCAAAGAATCCAGTCGCACCTCCTCTGGTGGGGCGTTATGGGCATGGACCTCGGCGGCTTTACGCCATTTCTGTACGGCTTCAGAGAACGTGAAATGATCACGGATATCTTTGAAGAAATGTGTGGGGCCCGCTTGACCATGAACTTCTTTCGTCCCGGCGGTTCTTCCTTTGATGCCCCGGATACCTTTGTTCCCAGGATTAAAAAATTCATCAAGATTATGTACAAGGCCCTTGATGAATATCATACGCTGCTCACCGGAAACATTATCTTTCAGGAAAGGACTCGCGGTGTGGGTGTCCTTTCCCGAGAAGACGTATTGTCCTACGGCTGCTCAGGTGCGGTTTTGCGAGCCTCCGATGTCTCTTATGATATACGCAAAAACGATGCATACTCCATTTACGATCAGTTTGATTTTGATATCCCGAGCTGCACAGAGGGCGATAGCCTTGCTCGCTATCAGATTAAAATGGAAGAAATTGTCCAGTCTTTGCGTATTCTGGAACAGGCAGTGGAAAAATTCCCGGAAGGACCGTATCGTAGCCAGCCAAAGGCAGTGTACAAGCTTCCCCAAGGGAGCTATTACAGTCAGGTTGAAACCCCGAGAGGTCTTTTTGGAACCTATATTGTCTCCGACGGTGGCCCCAAACCCTACCGTGTGAAATATCGTTCACCGAATTTTTCTAACCTCAGTGCCCTCAACCATGCGGCAAAAGGCCTTAAGCTTGCAGACTTGGTAACAATTATGTCCAGTATGGATTTTGTTATCCCGGATATGGACAAGTAG
- a CDS encoding NADH-quinone oxidoreductase subunit J yields MSDILFYILATVLVTLSCCAVSLPNILHSALALIGSFIITAALYIMLQIELLALAQIMLYIGGIVVFMLLIILLTTGLGVDNKLSKVNIGKWLGNGLITGALFTGLLYFFTENSSNLPDAAASKTALITIDQIGIRLLSTTNGFIVPFEVVSLLLLTALVGAVVIARKDADKEDRS; encoded by the coding sequence ATGAGTGATATTCTCTTTTATATACTGGCGACCGTCCTTGTCACGCTGTCATGTTGCGCGGTAAGCCTGCCCAATATTTTACACAGTGCTCTGGCACTGATCGGGTCATTTATTATCACTGCGGCACTGTATATCATGCTGCAAATCGAACTGCTTGCCCTGGCACAAATAATGCTGTACATCGGCGGAATAGTTGTTTTTATGCTACTCATCATTCTCCTGACCACCGGGCTTGGAGTCGATAACAAACTGAGCAAAGTAAACATAGGTAAATGGCTCGGCAACGGTTTAATAACCGGAGCCCTGTTCACCGGCCTGCTGTATTTTTTCACAGAAAACAGCTCAAACCTGCCGGACGCAGCAGCCTCAAAGACGGCATTGATCACCATTGATCAAATAGGTATCCGCCTGCTTTCAACAACAAACGGCTTTATCGTGCCGTTTGAAGTGGTCTCGTTGCTGCTGCTGACCGCACTGGTCGGTGCTGTGGTCATCGCCAGAAAAGATGCTGACAAGGAGGACCGATCATGA
- a CDS encoding NADH-quinone oxidoreductase subunit N, whose amino-acid sequence MTLLLPDILLVVLAALVMGYDLYKGKSDLVSTVPFTLSWVGLCGILVLLLCLPYDQTVLYLGGYQVTGTSLLFKQVFVLSALFSVLLSRPYFTPGGNERGVLKYRSEFLFILLLCTFGMFTVVSSTDLLTLFIGMELATIPLYILSGFYKKDDLSVEASTKYIIMGSASTGLLLFGYSFFYGAAGSLTFEALAQACTANPQEPLLRLGMLFTLAAIGFKLTLFPFHMWAPDVYDGAPSPVTAFISVSSKAVAIAFLLILVYGPLAAMHSSLQPILLILAAATMTAGNLGALKQTRLRRFMAYSSIAQAGYIIMAMIGDAGAARSSIIFYLFVYAAGNYAVFFIISIIGRNGEENRSGLQGLGKSNPMLAAILMLSAFSLAGIPPLAGFMGKFFLFASAAEQGYYFIVVFAALNSTISLYYYLLLVKEAYIVQPVGETTPFIMDRMQKMSLLVLTVMMLMAGILPALSSNVLAIAG is encoded by the coding sequence ATGACACTCCTGTTGCCTGATATTCTTCTTGTCGTCCTTGCGGCCTTGGTCATGGGCTATGACCTATACAAGGGAAAAAGCGATCTCGTTTCCACCGTGCCCTTTACTCTTTCTTGGGTCGGCTTATGCGGTATTTTAGTGCTGTTGCTCTGCCTGCCATATGACCAGACCGTTCTCTATCTGGGCGGCTACCAAGTCACCGGTACCTCGCTCCTCTTCAAGCAGGTTTTTGTGCTGTCTGCTCTTTTTTCCGTGTTGCTTTCACGTCCTTACTTCACACCGGGGGGCAACGAGAGAGGGGTGCTGAAATACCGGAGCGAATTTCTCTTTATCCTCCTGCTCTGTACCTTCGGTATGTTTACAGTGGTTTCGTCAACCGACCTGCTGACCCTGTTCATCGGTATGGAGCTGGCCACAATTCCGCTGTACATTTTGAGCGGCTTTTATAAAAAAGATGACCTGTCCGTGGAGGCCTCCACCAAGTACATCATCATGGGATCCGCTTCCACCGGCCTGCTCCTGTTCGGCTACTCCTTTTTCTACGGTGCTGCGGGTTCTTTGACCTTTGAGGCCTTGGCCCAAGCCTGCACCGCCAATCCTCAGGAACCCTTGCTCCGCCTCGGTATGCTCTTTACCTTGGCCGCCATCGGTTTCAAACTGACCCTCTTTCCGTTTCATATGTGGGCACCGGATGTCTACGACGGCGCACCCAGCCCGGTAACCGCTTTTATTTCAGTTTCCTCCAAGGCTGTTGCCATTGCATTTCTCCTCATTCTGGTATACGGGCCGCTGGCTGCTATGCACAGTTCTTTACAGCCGATTCTCCTGATTCTGGCAGCGGCAACCATGACTGCCGGTAACCTCGGTGCTCTGAAACAAACACGCCTACGACGCTTTATGGCGTATTCTTCCATTGCCCAAGCAGGTTACATCATTATGGCGATGATAGGTGATGCCGGTGCTGCACGCTCCTCCATCATCTTCTACCTCTTTGTCTATGCGGCAGGAAACTATGCTGTCTTCTTTATCATCTCCATCATCGGGCGCAACGGCGAAGAAAATCGCAGCGGACTGCAAGGACTGGGAAAAAGCAATCCCATGTTGGCAGCTATCCTGATGCTGAGTGCCTTTTCCTTGGCAGGTATTCCGCCGCTGGCTGGCTTTATGGGGAAATTCTTTTTGTTCGCCTCCGCAGCAGAACAGGGCTATTATTTTATAGTTGTTTTTGCAGCCCTGAACTCAACCATATCCCTCTATTATTACCTCCTGCTGGTAAAAGAAGCCTATATTGTTCAGCCTGTTGGTGAGACCACGCCCTTTATTATGGACAGGATGCAAAAGATGAGTCTTCTTGTTCTGACAGTAATGATGCTCATGGCAGGGATCTTGCCTGCTCTGAGCAGTAACGTATTGGCGATAGCGGGATAA
- a CDS encoding Uma2 family endonuclease — protein MEWANVINNPLLNNLPFKIELNKWGKILMSPASNNHGRLQYEVGRRIDQHKGTGKIIMECSIQTNDGVKVADVAWASDAFIEEFGYSTPYIKAPEICVEITSPSNSKGEIEEKVQLYLAKGAHEVWVVNEDGKTAYYTHEGQLSDSRQIKD, from the coding sequence ATGGAATGGGCCAACGTCATCAATAATCCTCTGCTGAATAATTTGCCGTTCAAAATTGAGCTGAACAAATGGGGAAAGATCCTCATGAGTCCGGCGAGCAATAATCATGGTCGCCTTCAGTATGAGGTGGGCAGACGTATTGACCAGCATAAAGGCACAGGTAAAATTATTATGGAATGCTCCATACAAACCAATGACGGTGTCAAGGTTGCAGATGTAGCTTGGGCTTCGGATGCATTTATTGAGGAGTTCGGCTATAGTACACCGTACATTAAAGCTCCTGAAATCTGCGTTGAAATAACCTCTCCTTCCAACTCAAAAGGAGAGATAGAAGAAAAGGTGCAACTCTATCTGGCAAAGGGGGCCCATGAAGTCTGGGTGGTGAATGAAGACGGAAAAACAGCGTATTATACACATGAGGGGCAACTCTCTGACAGCAGACAAATTAAAGATTAA
- a CDS encoding 4Fe-4S binding protein: MKETVPKENLLEYSSRYLRKVFTGFSSLIQGMDITIKYFLNPKTVITQQYPENRDTLKMFERFRGPLSMPHDENNENACTACGICEKACPNGSISVLSTKDLSGRKVLGKYVYRISQCAFCGLCVEACPFGAIAMTRDFELTVYDRNELTWVLNKPQNTSDTTQGEC, encoded by the coding sequence ATGAAAGAAACCGTCCCCAAAGAAAACCTGCTGGAATACAGCAGCCGCTACCTGCGTAAAGTTTTTACGGGATTCTCTTCTCTGATTCAGGGAATGGACATCACCATAAAATATTTTCTTAACCCTAAGACCGTCATCACCCAGCAGTACCCGGAAAATCGGGATACTCTGAAGATGTTCGAACGCTTTCGCGGACCTCTGTCCATGCCGCACGATGAAAACAATGAAAACGCCTGTACAGCCTGCGGGATTTGTGAAAAAGCCTGTCCAAACGGTTCAATCTCAGTCCTGTCGACCAAGGATCTCAGCGGGCGTAAGGTGCTCGGAAAATATGTCTACCGAATTTCTCAGTGTGCCTTTTGCGGACTCTGCGTGGAAGCCTGTCCCTTTGGTGCCATTGCAATGACAAGAGACTTTGAACTGACCGTTTACGACCGAAATGAACTGACTTGGGTGCTCAACAAGCCTCAAAATACATCAGACACAACACAAGGAGAATGCTGA
- a CDS encoding MOSC domain-containing protein, producing the protein MSAIEAICISKKKGIPKSPIKEATFQVGFGILKDAHGGDWHRQVSLLAGESIDRVKEKLPQLTQGAFAENIITRGVDLGSVAVGDTLRIGSKIVLEITQIGKKCHDDGCAIKKATGDCIMPREGIFAKVLQGGEAKAGDIIEMQTQNTDPSQS; encoded by the coding sequence ATGTCGGCAATTGAAGCAATTTGCATCAGCAAAAAAAAAGGTATCCCTAAAAGCCCCATCAAAGAAGCAACTTTCCAAGTCGGCTTCGGCATCCTCAAAGATGCGCATGGCGGTGACTGGCATCGGCAAGTCTCCTTGCTTGCGGGCGAAAGCATAGACAGAGTCAAAGAAAAACTGCCCCAGCTCACCCAAGGTGCCTTTGCGGAAAATATTATTACCAGGGGCGTTGATCTCGGCTCAGTTGCTGTAGGCGACACCTTGCGTATCGGCTCGAAAATCGTCCTGGAAATCACCCAAATCGGGAAAAAATGTCACGATGATGGCTGCGCGATTAAAAAAGCCACAGGTGACTGCATCATGCCCCGTGAAGGCATTTTTGCCAAAGTTCTTCAAGGAGGCGAGGCCAAGGCCGGGGATATTATAGAAATGCAAACTCAAAATACAGACCCTTCACAGTCATGA
- the nuoH gene encoding NADH-quinone oxidoreductase subunit NuoH, protein MSAETLYPLQNGIGNMVRSLFPETAFIINPALGLISVVILVSILAAFLILLERKVVAHFQVRLGPMRVGYHGILQPLADGIKLLFKEILKPKGADSFTFFLAPMLPLTATFLIMVIMPFDHHLQLVDPAGGVLYVLGISGLTVLGILLGGWSSNNKLSLLGAMRSGAQMISFEISLALIMLLIVMLSGTASLRGIVLSQQGLIFDWWIFKLPFLGILSFIMYLVASTAELNRTPFDLAEAESELTAGYHTEYSGMGFAMFFFAEFVNMFISAGLATTFFLGGFHPPLIGISAVDGLLNIIPGFLWFFGKTFFIVFVYMWFRWTFPRVRIDQLMSLEWKMMLPANLLLLILGAVFMVLGWA, encoded by the coding sequence ATGTCAGCAGAAACACTGTATCCGCTCCAGAATGGCATCGGCAATATGGTGCGTAGCCTTTTCCCGGAAACTGCCTTTATTATCAACCCGGCCTTGGGCCTAATCAGCGTGGTGATTTTGGTTTCCATCTTGGCTGCGTTCCTTATCCTGTTGGAGCGTAAGGTCGTAGCCCATTTCCAGGTCAGACTCGGTCCCATGCGAGTAGGATACCATGGTATTCTTCAGCCCTTGGCCGATGGAATCAAGCTACTCTTTAAAGAAATTCTCAAACCCAAGGGGGCGGACTCCTTTACTTTTTTCCTCGCCCCGATGCTTCCTTTGACGGCCACCTTCCTTATCATGGTTATCATGCCCTTTGATCACCACCTACAACTGGTTGATCCGGCAGGCGGCGTGCTCTATGTCCTTGGCATTTCCGGCCTGACCGTACTGGGTATTCTTTTGGGAGGCTGGTCATCCAATAACAAACTTTCCCTTCTTGGAGCCATGCGTTCAGGAGCCCAGATGATTTCCTTCGAGATATCCCTGGCCCTGATCATGCTGCTCATTGTCATGCTTTCCGGGACAGCCTCATTGCGTGGAATTGTCCTTTCTCAGCAGGGCCTAATTTTTGACTGGTGGATATTTAAGCTGCCTTTTCTCGGTATCCTTTCCTTTATCATGTATCTCGTCGCCTCAACAGCTGAACTCAACCGAACGCCCTTTGACCTTGCTGAAGCGGAATCGGAACTGACAGCAGGATATCATACCGAATATTCCGGCATGGGTTTTGCCATGTTTTTCTTTGCCGAATTTGTCAATATGTTCATTTCGGCAGGACTGGCAACCACTTTCTTCCTCGGCGGTTTTCACCCCCCTCTCATCGGCATTTCCGCTGTTGACGGGCTGCTAAATATCATACCGGGTTTTCTCTGGTTCTTCGGTAAAACATTTTTTATTGTCTTCGTCTATATGTGGTTCCGCTGGACCTTTCCACGGGTCAGAATTGATCAGCTTATGTCGCTGGAATGGAAGATGATGCTGCCCGCCAATCTGCTTCTGCTCATACTGGGGGCTGTTTTTATGGTGCTGGGATGGGCTTGA
- a CDS encoding NADH-quinone oxidoreductase subunit M, translating into MNGPFLLTMIWVVPFITALACLPVRVDDHRSIKIISLVGNLINLLLVTVLTFKFIGVSAANPVADGAASSLFHFTYKVGWFKMMNIEYNIGVDAISVLMMLLTAIVIFCGVLASWNVDKQAKEFFVLLNVLVAGVYGVFVSIDLFTFFLFYEIAVLPMYLLIGLWGTGKKEYASMKLTLMLVAGSAFILAGILALYFESGLNTFDLQLLSQVRFSDAFQHWVFPLIFLGFGVLGAIFPFHTWSPDGHASAPTAVSMLHAGVLMKLGGYGCLRVGMYLLPEGAQMWMGFFLILVTINVLYGAFGAIRQTDLKYITAYSSVSHCGLVLFGFTALTFTGIKGGVLQMISHGLMTALFFCLIGMIYGRTHTRTVSEMGGLMKVMPFLSVAYVIVGLAGLGLPGLSGFVAEANVFVGSFANPNTINRVCTVLAVLSIVVTAVYVLRAVNGLVNGPIKEQFATLTDASLLEKVPVTILLFCLFAMGILPGWIVELVNNAVHPIYNNLMR; encoded by the coding sequence ATGAACGGACCATTTCTGCTCACCATGATTTGGGTCGTCCCTTTTATTACCGCCTTGGCCTGCCTGCCGGTCCGGGTTGATGACCATCGGAGCATTAAAATAATTTCTTTGGTCGGGAACCTGATCAATCTGCTGTTGGTCACCGTTTTGACCTTTAAGTTCATAGGTGTTTCAGCGGCCAATCCGGTTGCGGACGGCGCAGCATCCAGCCTGTTTCATTTTACCTACAAGGTCGGCTGGTTCAAGATGATGAATATTGAGTACAATATCGGGGTTGATGCCATATCCGTGCTCATGATGCTGCTCACCGCCATAGTCATCTTCTGCGGCGTGCTGGCCAGTTGGAATGTCGATAAGCAGGCCAAGGAGTTCTTCGTCCTCCTGAATGTGCTGGTGGCTGGGGTTTACGGGGTCTTTGTTTCCATTGATCTGTTTACCTTCTTTCTCTTCTACGAGATTGCAGTCCTGCCCATGTATCTGCTTATCGGCCTTTGGGGAACGGGTAAAAAAGAGTACGCATCCATGAAGCTAACCCTGATGCTCGTGGCCGGATCAGCCTTTATCCTGGCGGGCATTTTGGCCCTGTATTTTGAATCCGGCCTGAATACCTTTGACCTCCAGCTGCTTTCTCAGGTTCGTTTTTCCGATGCCTTTCAGCACTGGGTTTTTCCGTTGATTTTCCTCGGGTTCGGGGTATTGGGTGCGATATTTCCCTTCCACACTTGGTCACCGGACGGTCATGCCTCTGCTCCAACAGCGGTCTCTATGCTTCACGCCGGAGTACTCATGAAATTGGGTGGTTACGGTTGCCTGCGGGTGGGAATGTACCTCCTGCCGGAGGGAGCGCAGATGTGGATGGGCTTCTTCCTTATTCTGGTCACCATCAACGTACTCTACGGTGCCTTTGGAGCCATCCGTCAGACCGATCTAAAATACATTACAGCCTACTCCTCAGTCTCTCACTGCGGACTGGTTCTGTTCGGCTTCACCGCTCTGACCTTTACCGGCATCAAGGGCGGCGTGCTCCAGATGATTTCCCACGGCCTGATGACAGCCCTGTTCTTCTGTCTCATCGGTATGATTTACGGCAGAACCCATACGCGAACAGTCAGCGAGATGGGTGGTCTGATGAAGGTGATGCCTTTTCTCTCGGTGGCCTATGTGATTGTCGGGCTGGCCGGACTTGGTTTGCCCGGACTCTCCGGTTTTGTGGCTGAGGCCAATGTCTTTGTCGGTTCCTTTGCCAACCCGAATACCATCAACCGAGTCTGCACGGTGCTGGCTGTCCTCTCCATTGTGGTGACAGCCGTGTATGTTCTGCGTGCGGTCAACGGACTGGTCAACGGCCCGATAAAAGAACAGTTCGCCACCCTGACAGACGCATCCCTGCTGGAAAAAGTGCCGGTGACCATCCTGCTGTTCTGTCTCTTTGCTATGGGAATTCTGCCCGGTTGGATTGTTGAACTGGTTAATAACGCGGTTCATCCCATTTACAATAACCTGATGCGATAA
- a CDS encoding CZB domain-containing protein, translated as MDVTNLQVGMIAHLQWKAKLSDFFYGVEELTLADVPDHTNCDFGKLLYGSVMQEFSDFSEMSALEKLHKNVHEDIKQLIQMPQEERKSATGKQALEDFKKKCDELIQMMERLEAQARLK; from the coding sequence ATGGACGTTACTAATTTACAGGTTGGCATGATAGCACATTTACAATGGAAGGCAAAGTTATCTGATTTCTTTTATGGTGTTGAAGAGTTAACGCTTGCAGATGTTCCCGATCATACGAATTGCGATTTCGGCAAGTTGTTATACGGCTCTGTTATGCAGGAGTTCAGTGATTTTAGTGAAATGTCTGCGCTGGAAAAGTTGCATAAAAACGTGCATGAAGATATCAAACAGCTTATTCAAATGCCGCAGGAAGAGCGAAAGAGTGCAACGGGAAAGCAGGCTCTGGAAGATTTTAAAAAGAAATGTGACGAGCTTATCCAAATGATGGAACGCTTGGAAGCTCAGGCTAGGTTGAAATAG
- the nuoK gene encoding NADH-quinone oxidoreductase subunit NuoK, producing the protein MTLSHCIALSLILCGIGIFGMLTRRNLLGILLSVEVILNGANINFAAFAHFKAADPVAGAVFPIFVMAVSACEIAVALAIILSMYRRKKQLDVYRLEELNG; encoded by the coding sequence ATGACCCTTTCCCATTGTATTGCTCTTTCGTTAATCCTCTGCGGAATCGGAATATTCGGTATGTTGACCCGACGGAACCTGTTGGGAATCCTGCTTTCGGTGGAAGTTATCCTGAACGGGGCCAATATCAACTTTGCCGCATTTGCCCATTTTAAGGCCGCAGACCCTGTTGCAGGTGCTGTGTTCCCTATCTTTGTCATGGCGGTTTCCGCCTGTGAAATCGCTGTGGCCTTGGCAATTATCCTTTCCATGTACCGTCGTAAAAAACAGCTTGATGTGTATCGGCTGGAGGAACTCAATGGCTGA